GAGTGAATTACATCTTGATATAAATGGATTTGGTATAGTAGTAGATATATTTTTAGCATATTACATTATAGTGTATGTAATATACAAGTTGGCCTATAGACTATCACATTCCACCATTTCACTGTTTCAATAATCCTTAAGCAGTTCAAATGGaatatttaaatgcagtttttagtATCATAATGCAATACAGTGTCTCAATAGTCTCAATTTGTggtaaaacaataattaaaaataatataattgtgaccctggaccacaaaaccagtcataagtagcagaggtatatttgaagcaatagccaacaatacattgtatgggtcaaaattactaGGGtattaagtaaaggtcatgttccatgaagatgttttgtaaatttcacCCCGTAAATAtatcacaacttaatttttgatgagtgatatgcattgctaataacttcatttggaaaactttaaaggcattttcgcaatattttgatgtttatttatttatttatttatttttacaccatcagattccagattttcaaatagttgtattgcagctcatttattcagctttcagatgatgcatacatctcaactgaaaaaataaccgacccttatgactggtttgtgcTCCATTGTCACAATTGTGTTTGACATGACATTTCAAACAGTGACAGCAGTAGCCTACtgtttgaagaaagaaagaaaaaagacctCATGTTGAGACACTTCAACACTTGAACATTGGCACTTatgaaatagaacaaaaacaccaaaacgaattttttttttacacattttaacctGATATCTTGAAGTTGAATAAAAAGCATGTCCATAACTTCCCTTACAGGAATGAGAAAATATTTCACTGCTGTCACTGTTTTCCTACACGTCAGCTATCCGTTTTGCTGTAACGTTCTGTGATTCTAACAGAACCAACGACTTCTCAATAATTTCAACACATCCTTCTAGTAAACAAACGCAGCTCTGTTCTGTACAAGCACGCTGTGATCCTGTCTGTGAAGAGGAATGACTGTATTTTTATAGTATCGTGGAGGAGGTGGAGTGTTAGGAGGAGCTTGTCAGTCTGTCACAGATCAAGAGCCCGTTTTTAAGAGCACAACGAGAAGTGAACGTGAAGGCGCACTGTTTCCATGCGTGGAGCCGCATAACATCGGAAGATTTCACAGATGGACACTTTCAACCCGTCCTGCTGGTTACTGAAAGTTTATTCTCGTGGATGTTAACGGGAACGGTGAATTGAAGCGAAACTCTTTTGAAAAGAGCGTGTTGTAAAGGGCTTTAAAGTTTGAAATACTGTGCCGGTGCACGAGATGTTGGTTTTGACATCCGTTATTGATTGTTCGGATTAATCACGCGGACTGACCGTCTTTTTAAAATACGTCTTTTACATTTAGACGTTttggatatatataaaaaaaaaacacaatggatttGTTGACAATGACATGACAATGAAGTTttccaaaattaaaacaaaaattactaattcaaaacaaaaacaaaacaagacacataTAATCTACAATGAAGCATGAATTGAATTTCtgttacaaacaaaacaagacaaatatcaTCTGCATGGCATTGGATGTACTaaacattttaagactttaatGAGGTTATCACAATGGCCCAGTACGAGAAGATCATGATTGTACTTTTCCAGCTTATGATTGCTGGATCTACACTGGAGATTGGAGCGTATGATTTGGAGCGCGGCCGTCCGTCAAAATGTGAACCCATCACCATTCCCATGTGCCAGGGAATCGGCTACAACATGACACGAATGCCCAACTTAATGAATTATGAAAGCCAAGAGGAAGCTAGCATTAAACTGAATGAATTCGCCCCTCTGGTGGAGTACGGTTGTGATGTCCACCTGCGATTTTTCCTGTGCTCTCTGTATGTGCCAATGTGTGCCGATCAAGTGTCCACTACTATCCCAGCATGCCGCCCTATGTGTGAACAGGCAAGACAGAGGTGTTCACCTATAATGGAACAATTCAATTTCGGCTGGCCGGACTCATTGGATTGCTCAAAGCTGCCAACCAAAAACGACCCGAACGCATTGTGCATCGAAGCTCCCGAAAATGACACTCAACCTGAGACTAAAAAAGGTGAGGGAATGCTGCCAGTACTTCCGAGGTCCAGGGAACCCACAGCAGGGAGTGGACGTACTTCAAGCGGCTTGCGCTCCTGTGATAACCCGGAGAAGTTCCAGTACGTGGACAAAAGTGAGTCATGCGCGCCTCGTTGCACTCCTACGGTGGATGTCTACTGGTCTAGGCAAGATAAGGACTTTGCATTCATTTGGATAGTGGTGTGGTCAACGCTTTGCTTTGTTTCTACAGCATTCACAGTTCTTACCTTCCTCCTCGACCCGCAGCGCTTCCAGTACCCCGAGCGTCCCATCATCTTCCTCTCCATGTGTTACAATGTCTACTCTGTGGCCTTCATCATCCGTTCAGTGGCTGGTGCTGAGAATATTGCTTGTGATCGGGAAAACGGAGAGCTCTACATTATCCG
The sequence above is drawn from the Cyprinus carpio isolate SPL01 chromosome B5, ASM1834038v1, whole genome shotgun sequence genome and encodes:
- the fzd9a gene encoding frizzled-9, which produces MAQYEKIMIVLFQLMIAGSTLEIGAYDLERGRPSKCEPITIPMCQGIGYNMTRMPNLMNYESQEEASIKLNEFAPLVEYGCDVHLRFFLCSLYVPMCADQVSTTIPACRPMCEQARQRCSPIMEQFNFGWPDSLDCSKLPTKNDPNALCIEAPENDTQPETKKGEGMLPVLPRSREPTAGSGRTSSGLRSCDNPEKFQYVDKSESCAPRCTPTVDVYWSRQDKDFAFIWIVVWSTLCFVSTAFTVLTFLLDPQRFQYPERPIIFLSMCYNVYSVAFIIRSVAGAENIACDRENGELYIIREGLESTGCTIVFLILYYFGMASSIWWVILTLTWFLAAGRKWGHEAIEAHSSYFHMAAWGIPAVKTIVILTMRKVAGDELTGLCYVGSMDSNALTGFVLIPLSCYLIVGTSFILTGFVALFHIRKIMKTGGTNTEKLEKLMVKIGVFSILYTVPATIVIICYFYERLNMEYWKFKALENKCVSFPGRRSEDCTLDLSVPTVAVFMLKIFMSLVVGITSGVWVWSSKTLQTWQGLCNRRLAVQTNRKPCSSVSCSSSHCHYKAPAVTLHMNKTDMYTERPTHV